GGAGGTTGTGGTTCTACTATAGGACCCTTGCCCCATGATGTAGAGGTGGCAATCAGGCAGTGGGACTACAATGAGAAGCTCGCCATGTTCATGTTTCAGGTAGGCGCAAGGGCATGTCGTACATGGCATTGAATTACACCTTACCCTGTGTTGTCGGTATAGAATGGAATTTGCCCGTTGCCTTGCCCTTACTGTGGTTCTCttcatccttccatttcctttatctgCCTTACCTCTAATAGTTCCCTGCTATCCATAGGATGGAATGCTGGACAGACATGAGTTCCTGACTTGGGTGCTTGAGTGTTTTGAGAAAATACGCCCTGGAGAGGACGAATTGCTTAAATTGCTGCTTCCTCTACTGCTTCGAGTAAGACCTAGACCTAAAGAGGGAGTGTTTGAAGGGATCTGAGGAAGGATTAGGATCAGAGCAGTGTCTCTTGGAGAAAACTAGGGGCTCTGTTGGTCATGTCTTCACAGTACTCAGGGGAATTTGTCCAGTCTGCCTATCTGTCCCGCCGCCTTGCCTACTTCTGTACCCGGAGACTGGCTCTACAGCTGGATGGCGTGAGCAGTCACTCATCTCATGTTATATCTGCTCAGTCAACAAGCTCTCTGCCCACCACTCCTGCACCTCAGCCCCCAGCTAGCAGTACACCCACGACTCCCTTTAGTGACCTGCTTATGTGTCCTCAGCACCGGCCCCTGGTTTTTGGCCTCAGCTGTATCCTTCAGGTAGGTCCTAGAGGGCCGAAGAAAGTGTAAAGAACTAACAGCTCATCCTGGAGAACGGGGTGAGTCCAACTCAGAGGTGGGAGCTGGCACTGATGATTCAAGAATTAGTGtttctctgctttttttgttgttgtttgtttttccgagCTGGTCCTGGAATTTgtcctgtagaccaagctggccttcaactcacagaaaactgcttgcctcagccttccaggtgctaggattaaaagcagtCACCACCACCATGTGGCTGATTCTCTGTAATAGGACGATCCCTTTTAGAGGTTTTGGAATTTTCTCCCAGAACTAAGTAGTAGGCCCAAGGCTTCTTAGGAAAGCGCTGAGAAGCTGGGTATGATGATAGTGTTTACATTCCCAAAACttagaaagaagaggcaggaggattgtgagttcaaagtcagcataAGCCCTATAGCCAAATGAACCCTTGTCTGAAATactatacaaataattaaaaaaaggaaggtgAGGAGGAGGGGATGATACTTGCCCCAAGGACTCAGTCATAGTAAACCTAATTCAGATGGGAAACCTAAGGGAGGTGACTCGGAAGTGGGGATTCTAGAGAGGCATCCATACTAACTGGGTTTGACTTATCTGTTTGTCTGGCAGACCATCCTCCTGTGTTGTCCCAGTGCCCTAGTTTGGCACTACTCATTGACTGATAGTCGAATTAAGACTGGCTCTCCACTTGACCACCTGCCCATTGCTCCCTCCAACTTGCCCATGCCAGAGGGTAATAGTGCCTTCACTCAGCAGGTAAGTTTAAACACTACCTTGGTATTTCAAAGTTGTGATGCGATGCTAAATTGTTTTTCCAGAAATAGTGGTTTGGGGTCTGCTActgttttatgtttctgttttgttttttgagacagactcttgcTAAGTAGCCTTTGCTGACCTGAAagttgctgtgtagaccaggcaggcctcaaacttaatggtgatccttctgcctctgcctcccaagtgctagattacAGGCAGGCAtatactaccatgcccagctttcagCTATTCTTCTTTTAGCTTTTTATGTATCTGGGTGTTTccttaaagctttttaaaaaaattattgcagGTGCGTGCAAAATTGCGGGAGATTGAACAGCAGATCAAGGAGCGAGGACAAGCAGTTGAGGTTCGCTGGTCTTTTGATAAGTGCCAGGAAGCTACTGCAGGTGGGTGTCAGAGGGCAGAAGCTAAGAAAGGATGGTGATAGGCGCCTAGATATCTGAGACTCGGAATGCACGGAACCTCTGGTTAACTCCCctctgctgtttgttttgtcctcaGGTTTCACCATTGGACGGGTGCTCCACACTTTAGAAGTGCTGGACAGCCATAGTTTTGAGCGCTCTGACTTTAGTAATTCTCTTGACTCCCTTTGTAATCGAATCTTTGGACTGGGGCCTAGTAAGGATGGTCATGAGGTgagtaagagaaacagaaagaacaaaacccTTGCAGGAGAAGCAGTCTGGATAAGGGTAAGTTTAGTAACACATTGATAGTAGGAGACCCCTGAACTGATGATCTTCTTGGTGCCTGGTCCCAGGATGTTTTTAGGTGGGGCCTATGTTTTTGAAAGAGGAACTCAGTTCTTTTGTCCCCAGCCTTCTGTTACTTATCCTCATCCAATCCTTTGCTTGCAGATCTCCTCAGATGATGATGCTGTGGTATCATTATTATGTGAATGGGCTGTGAGCTGCAAGCGCTCTGGTCGACATCGTGCTATGGTAGTAGCCAAGCTCCTGGAGAAGAGACAAGCCGAAATTGAGGCTGAGGTTAGAGGCTAAGAAAAGGGAGTGAGTTGCCCAATGGAAAGAATAACTGGGTTTGGACACATTGGAGTGATTGATTGAGATAGAAGTGGGACTGGGACTGGACCTGAGGGATTGGAAAGAACCCATAGAGAGCTCTTGTCTTGGCATGTACCGTAATTCCAGCATGTGAAAGGTTTATATAGAGGAGCATGGTTACAAAGCCAACCAGGCCTAgctagagagactgtctcaaaagttaaaaaagctgagtgtggtggtggatacctttaatcccagcacccaggagcctgaggcatgcagatctctgaatttgaggccagcctggtctaatttGGAACAGCTAGTGCCACatagactctgtttcaaaaaaaaagttttaaaaaaatgctgtgccgagccatggtggtacacacttttaatcccagcacttgggagacagaggcaggcggatctctgtgagtttgaggccagcctggtctacaagagctagttccaggacaggctctaaaagctacagagaaaccctctcttgggaaaaaaaaaacctgggcatGGTCTtgcatggctttaatctcagcactcatttgggaggcaaagtcaggcCAATCTCTTATGAGTTTGCGACCAGCCagagctgcagagtgagaccttgcctcacgaaactaaataagcaaataaataaaagtggtaGAGACCTTACAGGGAATGTTAAGGACATAAGGCACAAATAGAAAAGAGCTGATGGATTAATTGGTTAGAGAAGAGATCAAGGCTGTAGTTGGGAGGTGGCAAAGGAAATGAGAAGTATGGGATGGAGGCAAGACAGGTGACTCTCCCAAGGTTACACAGTGAAGAGTGAAGAAGCAGGGAAAAGTCGCTCCTCACTTTGTTCTCTCATCTTGCAGCGTTGTGGAGAATCTGAAGCAGCtgatgagaagggttccatcgcCTCTGGTTCGCTTTCTGCTCCTAGTGCACCCATATTCCAGGATGTCCTCCTGCAGTTTCTGGATACACAGGCTCCCATGCTGAGTATGGACACCTATAATCTTCTAGTTACCTTGCCTAAATTCAGTTATAAGCTATGTACTCAGAAAACTTGAGGAAGGACCTTCTGgcactggacagtggtggtgcacacctttaatcatagcactagggaggcagaggcaggtgaatttctgaattcaaggtcagtctagtctacagagcaagtttcaggacagccagggctacacagaaaaactgtcaaAAAACAAGCCGAAGCaaaagccaggcaatggtagcacacacctttaatcccagcactcaggaggcagaggcaggcggatgatctctgagtttgagatcagccttttgtacagagttccaggatagtcaaagctacacaaagaaattttgCCTCAAGAACACAAAAAAGGACCTTCTGGTCTGTACTTCTGTCTTTGACTCTGAAAAATTACTTTTAGGCATAATTCTATTCCTTGATGGTCTCACAATTTTCATAAAATAGAGAAATGCAAAGAATAAACACAAGAACATTTGAGCAAAGCATTTCTCCTATATGCACAGGAGCAATGATAGTCTGTTCATTCTGAGGTGGTGGACAGCATGAAGTGATGTAGCCACccgttttttaaatatttgagtatGGTTacttttcctgcatgtatgtttgtgcaccatgtgcgtgTCTGGACCCTGCAGAGGCCAGTGGAGGGctttggatgccctggaactggagtttatagacagttgtgagttgctatgagggtgcttggaatcaaaccctctggaagagcagctagtgaatgctcttaaccactgaggcattttTCCGGCCCCACCAACCATACTTTGTATGTCTAGGCagtttctggatttttttcttcctgttcttgcCTCAGGGATGTCTCTCTGTAGTATTCTAAGAGCACCATTACTGAAGCGTGTCCCTATCTCTTTTTGTCCCGTCTTGTGTTCTGCTAACTTAGcttttttcattcctttctaGCTGATCCCCGCAGTGAGAGTGAGCGAGTGGAATTCTTTAACTTAGTACTGCTTTTCTGTGAACTGATCCGACACGATGTTTTCTCCCATAACATGTACACCTGCACTCTCATCTCTCGGGGGGACCTTGCATTTGGAGCCCCTGGTCCTCGGCCTCCCTCTCCCTTTGATGATCCTGCAGATGACCCAGAGCGCAAGGAGGCTGAAGGCAGCAGCAGTAGCAAGCTAGAGGTGTGTGTCCTTTTCCTTGCTAGTAATATTACATTTTGACACTCCCATTTTCACAGCTTCTAGAAGCTTCCGAGCATCTCTtttacccaagagtggtattagaACTTCGTGGTTTATAGAATAGTCTCATGTCAGTTTCTCACTTGCTCTTCACGAAAGGTCTGTGACGTACTCCTGCCTTCCTTTTAAAGCCGATGGAAACTGAGGCTTTACTTACTGGTTAAGTAACTGGACAAGGTTTGAATGCAGAACTTGGGCTTTCCTCATGCCTCCTTGATTCAGTTCTCAGTGAACTTCCTGGACAGTGAAGAAGCACTCCGTGGGACTAAAGCAGGGAGTTGTTTTTGCATTTAAAGCTGCATTTAAGAAATGCAGTTTGTTGTGTGCCTGCAGGATCCAGGGCTCTCTGAATCTATGGACATCGACCCTAGTTCCAGTGTGCTCTTTGAAGACATGGAGAAACCCGATTTCTCAGTAAGATCCTGAGCATGGAAGAATCTAGCACCTTGGTTCTCCCCTTACGCCTCCTTTGGGAATTTCTTTGCCTCCTTTGCTTCTCCTGAACGTGCTGCCTTTCGCCCTCTTAGTTGTTCTCTCCTACTATGCCTTGTGAGGGGAAGGGAAGTCCATCCCCTGAGAAACCAGATGTCGAAAAGGAAGTGAAGCCCCCACCCAAAGAGAAGATCGAGGGGACACTTGGGGTTCTTTATGACCAGCCACGACATGTGCAGTATGCCACACATTTTCCAATCCCACAGGTACTGTTCTCCAACATTTGTGATGGCTTGTTTTGAGCCCAGATTTTCATCCAAGGAATTTGCTGAGGGGCTAGACCTGTTCCCAAGGGTGTGGGTGTGTTTGAGAAGGGGCTTGAACATGGGAGTGTTGAGAGATACAAAGCATGCTCTTAAGAGGAGGgcaggaagccgggcggtggtggcgcacgtctttaatcccagcactcaggaggcagagacaggcggatctctgtgagttcgaggccagcctggttccaggacaggctccaaacaggctccaaagctacagagaaaccctgtctcgaaaaacaaaacaaaaaaaaacaaaaaccaaacaaagaaaaaaagaggagggaaggagacctGTGATGGAGTCTGACGGTGCTGCTGGGTGCAGGAGGAGTCATGCAGCCATGAGTGCAACCAGCGGTTGGTCGTACTGTTTGGGGTGGGGAAGCAGCGAGATGATGCCCGCCATGCCATCAAGAAGATTACCAAGGATATCCTGAAGGTTCTGAACCGCAAGGGGACAGCAGAAACTGGTGGGTTTGAGCCTCCTTAAAAGTCTCCCCCAAAGAATGCCCTAGTCAGTCTTCCTATGCCCAGAGTAGGGCACTCCCGAGTCATGTTCCAATATCCTGTCTCTTGGAGTCTCCTGAGAGCTCTAGCCCTTTTGAAACTTCCCCCTCATTCCCCCCTCTACAGACCAGCTTGCTCCTATTGTGCCTCTGAATCCTGGAGACCTGACATTCTTAGGTACCTCACAGTAAGCCCCTTACAGCCCTCCCTCCGCCCCTCCTTAACCTAGCACCTCCCTGTACATATTCCTCTGAGGTCCACATAGTCTGTGGTCCTTTAAACCTGTGCTTCATTGTCCCTGCCCCAGCCCTTCCTTAAccacccttcccttttctcttcctaccctcattcccctttcccctcctccctcgcAGCACAGTCCCTTCTCCACACCCCCTACCCGACCCCTAGTCAActagttttctttattgtccTGACTCATTGTTTTCACCTGTCCCCTCAGGTGGGGAAGATGGGCAGAAGCGCCGCCGCAACCGGCCAGAAGCCTTCCCCACTGCTGAAGATATTTTTGCTAAGTTCCAGCACCTTTCTCATTATGACCAACATCAGGTCACGGCTCAGGTGTGGGCCTAAGCCAGCCCCCTTCccaccttctggcctcctgtcctgttttcctttttgtcttatctTCCCCCCACTAAGCAGGCTAAGCCTGCTGGTCTCATCCCCTTCCACCATCATCCTTTCCTGCGTCCCTAggtcttctttccttccattcctgTCTCACTCACACTGCCCTTATCAGGTCTCCCGGAATGTTCTGGAGCAGATCACGAGCTTTGCCCTTGGCATGTCGTACCACTTGCCTCTGGTGCAGCATGTGCAGTTCATCTTCGACCTCATGGAATATTCTCTGAGCATCAGTGGCCTCATCGACTTTGCCATTCAGGTGGGGATGTTGGGGCAGATACGGGAAGAAGAAGGAATCCATGCTCTATAGCGTCCCAGAGACAAGAGTAGAGGCTCCAGGCAGTTTCCCAGGCTATTCAGATGGCCCAAAGACCAGCACAGTGGGAGTGGAACTTGAGCTAAGAGGGCCAGAATAGAGACTTAAGTGCTCCCTGGGGAGGCCCAAGAGACAGATTAGAGCTTTGGGTACAGAGCATCCTCTCCCTGTGGAGTTTACAGCATGCTGGCCTGGAGACTGCTTAGAGATACTACTAGCGGAGACGCAGGACACTGGCACATGGGAACCTGACCCTTCTCTGCTGAAGTGACTCCGGCAGGAAGGGGCACAGGCTTGGCCATGGCAGCTTCCTTACAGAAAATGGGTTACGTCCAATGAAAGGGGCTTCTTCTCATGGTTCATCTCCATTTCTCTGATAGCTGCTGAATGAGCTGAGCGTGGTTGAGGCCGAGCTCCTCCTCAAATCCTCTGATCTGGTGGGCAGCTACACAACCAGCCTATGCTTATGTATTGTGGCTGTCCTTCGACACTATCACGCCTGCCTCATCCTCAACCAGGACCAGATGGCACAAGTCTTTGAGGGGTAAGCAGGGTTTCAAAGTAACTGAAATGTGTGGGATTCTGGTGAATGCCAGTTAGAAATGGCCTAGGAAGGACATGTGGGGCCACACAGTGGGGCAGAGTCTGCTACTAAGGTAGGGTAGAATAGTTTTCCCAAGACTCTTAAATTGGTTTGCAGGGCCCCCGTCCCCTGTCTACCCCTGTTGATCCTCCCTCCCCTGCTTCTGTGACAGGCTCTGTGGCGTGGTGAAGCATGGAATGAACCGCTCAGATGGCTCCTCTGCAGAGCGCTGTATCCTTGCTTATCTCTATGATCTGTATACTTCCTGTAGCCATTTAAAGAGCAAATTTGGGGAGCTCTTCAGGTAAGAGAGGTGAAGAGATAGGAGAATGGGGCTAGTCCTGCCTCCTTCCCATTACCGCAAACCTCAGCACCCAGCTGTCTGTGCGGGATCACTTATGCACTGTGTCCTTTACCTGTGACTTCCTTGCTGAAAGTGAACCTTCTTCCTCCTTGCCTTCACAGGCCACTCTTTCTTAATCACATGTGGTTTCCTTCCTGCCATGTCTGCTGTGGCCCAGctccctttttcttctcccaaGGTCCTCCATCCttcactcctttttcttttctcccctttcctgcCCATCCCTGTACCCTACCAGACCTCCTTCAGTACTGCTATTTCCTTTCCCTACCCCTGCAGTGACTTTTGCTCAAAAGTGAAGAACACCATCTACTGCAATGTGGAGCCATCAGAATCCAATATGCGCTGGGCACCGGAGTTCATGATTGACACTCTGGAGAACCCTGCTGCTCACACTTTCACCTACACGGGGCTAGGCAAGAGTCTGAGCGAGAACCCTGCTAACCGCTACAGCTTTGTCTGCAATGCTCTCATGCACGTCTGTGTGGGGCATCATGATCCTGATAGGTATGGGGCATACTGTGTTGAGGAATGGGCATCATGCCACCACCTGATTATGGGAGGGGTGGCTTACCTGAGAGATGCTGTACCTTCCATTGTTActggggcagagacagaaagttGTGAGTCTGACGTTTTGTAAAGCAAGACTTTTCCTGAGGGCTTTTGTACTTCTCCCTAGGGTAAATGACATCGCAATCCTGTGCGCGGAGCTGACCGGCTATTGCAAGTCACTGAGTGCAGAGTGGTTAGGAGTACTTAAGGCTCTGTGCTGCTCTTCTAACAATGGCACTTGTGGTTTCAACGATCTCCTGTGCAATGTAGATGTAAGCCTTTGGGTGGGGTCTTGCTGGAGAATGAGACAGGTACCTATTTGGTAGCGATCTGGCCACACTCAAGACCATAGAGGGTCAGAGTTGAGTCGAGTGGAGGCATGGCACACTGGCGAAGTCTCCTTCCTCCACACTGAGTCACGGTGTCTGGCTACTTTTTTCAGGTCAGTGACTTGTCTTTTCACGATTCCCTGGCTACTTTTGTTGCCATCCTCATCGCCCGACAGTGTTTGCTCCTGGAAGACCTGATTCGCTGTGCTGCTATCCCTTCACTCCTGAATGCTGGTAAGGTTCCAGTCCAGAACTCCTAGAATGTCAGTTCCCCGCCCTGTGCTAATACGTACTCCATAACCAGCCTCTTCTTGGGGAACGCCCTGCTGTAGTTCCCCGGCCAGCGCTTGTACTTCAGGCTGGAAAGCTCCAAGGGCCTATTTTGAAATTGCAGCCCCGATAACACCTCCATACTGTGTGGAACCCGATGACTCCCTCATGTGAGCCTGAGCTTCAGCCCAGCCTCTGAACCCTTTTGGCTTTTGCCCCTTCAGTTGTATAACATTTCTGTGCTCTGCTGCTCCTTTCACCTCACTtgtatttcatcttatttttcctcccaacacatatacacatgcatagagTTTGGCTTCGTTCTTTTCAGATCTGCTGTCTGTCTTTTAGCTTGTAGTGAACAGGATTCTGAGCCAGGGGCCCGGCTTACTTGCCGCATCCTCCTCCACCTGTTCAAGACACCACAGCTCAATCCTTGCCAGTCTGATGGAAGTAAGTGACTCTGGAGCCAGGCAGCTAGAGAAACTGTGGCTCTCCCAACCCGctgctttttcttctgcttcccctGACTGTGGCTCCTTTACAGACAAACCTACTGTTGGAATCCGGTCCTCCTGTGACCGCCACCTGCTGGCTGCCTCCCAGAACCGCATCGTGGATGGAGCTGTGTTTGCTGTTCTCAAGGCTGTGTTTGTACTCGGTATGCAAGGGGGTAGGAAGAGAGACATGCCAGAAGTGTGTATAGGGTGGAGTGCCAGCAAAACTACAGGGACAGTCTTTCTCCCTCCCAAAGGCGGTCTCTCTGACCTttggagaaaaggggagggagataaatatatttctgtttcatAGGGCAGCATTTGGGGAATTTCTGCCTCTGTGGGACAGGGCAGGCCTCCACACACCGTTCTGATCACACTCTGCCCTCCCTATCTCCCACCCATGAACCACAGGGGATGCGGAGCTGAAAGGTTCAGGCTTCACGGTGACAGGAGGAACAGAAGAACTtccagaagaggagggaggaggtggtagtggtggtaggaGGCAGGGTGGCCGCAACATCTCTGTGGAGACAGCAAGTCTGGATGTCTATGCCAAGTACGTGCTGCGAAGCATCTGCCAACAGGTTAGTCTCACCTTCCCCCACTCCACCTAAATGCTTCCATGTAATATAGCCTTGTTTCTAGCCCTTGAGCACACTACCTCCCTGCTATACATCGGGTCCTTTACCTGCCCCTGACACAACTTCCTGGGATTGCCTGTAGTCTTCAAATTATCATTCTCCTTAGGAATGGGTAGGAGAACGTTGCCTTAAGTCACTGTGTGAGGACAGCAATGATCTACAAGACCCAGTGTTGAGTAGTGCCCAGGCCCAGCGCCTCATGCAGCTCATCTGCTACCCACATCGACTGCTGGACAATGAAGATGGAGAAAACCCCCAGCGGCAGCGCATTAAGCGTATTCTCAAGGTAGGTAAAGATGCTGGCTTGCTGGGAGCAGCAGCAGGATCCTACTGGGAAACGGTGGAACTGTTCAGTAGGTAGGAAGATGAATGAGCATGCAGGAGAATGGTAGCAAGGAAAACAGCTCCAACATGGTCTTACAGAGCAGATCTGCGGTCTGGTCTAGATTCAAGAGTTAGGCTGTTAGGTGATGACTGCACAGTCTGCATTGAGTATAGCTCGTCTGTGGCAAGAATTGCCTCAGGGAGGCCCGATTCTGCTTTGCATGGATGGCACTTTGGTTGTGATCCAGTAAGTGAACAGGAATAGCTACTGTGGTTGAAAATGTACTTCATGCTCTGGTACTCTGTGCATGGCACTGTgcattcatttctttcatttgatcTTTATGGCCCTGTGAAGTGAATAGGAATATCCTTATTTAAccagtgaggaaactgaggctggtgAGGTTGCTTCACACGAGCTAGGAAGTTTAGGGCCAGTATGAGGACATAGGTGTGCCTGTGTCCTTTCACTTCATCATACCGCTTGCTTCAGACATATGGCTGATGGGGGAGGGATAAGGCCATGGAGGAAGAACTAAAGGAATGAGGTCTCTTTAGCTGGAGGGAGATAATGCCGGAGGGAGATTACCTACCAGTAGCTTTCCAGTCTCTAAAGGACTTTGTGTGCCCTGTAAAGGCCCTGTGGGGGACTCTGAGCAGCTGCTGTGAAACAGAGTCAGGTTTCAACCTTAACATTAAGGATTTAAAGGTTAAGCATGAAGCAGAACTTTGTGAGGTGCTAGGACAGGAATCTAGGGGGATATGGAGTCATTTTTAACCATATGTAAAATATGCTTGTTTTCAGTGATTTTGGATTCTTATTTAAATGTAGTCTTTCCTAAAGAGAGGGACACAGAGGACCCTTTCCAACTTCTAGGAATCTGTTATGGGGGATAAGGAATTAGCCCTAAAACAGTAGGTCGTCATCAATGATGACTAGTGTGGGAATGGATTTTTAACCACCAGAACTTGGACCAGTGGACCATGCGCCAGTCCTCCTTGGAGCTACAGCTGATGATCAAGCAGACCCCCAACAATGTAAGTAATGTTTCCCAGGCTCACGTGCAGTTCCCCGTGTCAGGAATATCAGTCATCATAGAAGAACTGAGGTCCTACCCTCAAGCTCCTGACTGAAAGAGATAAGAGGCCGTGAGAATGGCAGACACATGGAGCTATTGATAAGGGAAATGGGTTGAGAGTGTTGGTGCTTTCAGCTGTGAAAGGTATGCCTATGGTAGGAATAGAGCCTGTTTCTGTGGCCACGGATGGAAGGAGGTTTGCAAAGGAGCAGACAGTGGCGAACTGTAAGAATACAGAGGTACAAGAGGGCACAGCGGACAGTTATGTCCCTACTGTGGACTGCCACAATGCTGTCTCTCCTTCAGcctcctctcccatctctcctGCTGTGTTCCCCTCACTGCTAGCTGCCTCTTTA
The sequence above is a segment of the Chionomys nivalis chromosome X, mChiNiv1.1, whole genome shotgun sequence genome. Coding sequences within it:
- the Med12 gene encoding mediator of RNA polymerase II transcription subunit 12 isoform X8, translating into MAAFGILSYEHRPLKRLRLGPPDVYPQDPKQKEDELTALNVKQGFNNQPAVSGDEHGSAKNVNFNPAKISSNFSSIIAEKLRCNTFSDTSRKKSLMNQKDNFWLVTARSQSAINTWFTDLAGTKPLTHLAKKVPIFSKKEEVFGYLAKYTVPVMRAAWLIKMTCAYYAAMSETKVKKKNTADPFTEWTQIITKYLWEQLQKMAEYYRPGPAGSGGCGSTIGPLPHDVEVAIRQWDYNEKLAMFMFQDGMLDRHEFLTWVLECFEKIRPGEDELLKLLLPLLLRYSGEFVQSAYLSRRLAYFCTRRLALQLDGVSSHSSHVISAQSTSSLPTTPAPQPPASSTPTTPFSDLLMCPQHRPLVFGLSCILQTILLCCPSALVWHYSLTDSRIKTGSPLDHLPIAPSNLPMPEGNSAFTQQVRAKLREIEQQIKERGQAVEVRWSFDKCQEATAGFTIGRVLHTLEVLDSHSFERSDFSNSLDSLCNRIFGLGPSKDGHEISSDDDAVVSLLCEWAVSCKRSGRHRAMVVAKLLEKRQAEIEAERCGESEAADEKGSIASGSLSAPSAPIFQDVLLQFLDTQAPMLTDPRSESERVEFFNLVLLFCELIRHDVFSHNMYTCTLISRGDLAFGAPGPRPPSPFDDPADDPERKEAEGSSSSKLEFVVCLQDPGLSESMDIDPSSSVLFEDMEKPDFSLFSPTMPCEGKGSPSPEKPDVEKEVKPPPKEKIEGTLGVLYDQPRHVQYATHFPIPQEESCSHECNQRLVVLFGVGKQRDDARHAIKKITKDILKVLNRKGTAETDQLAPIVPLNPGDLTFLGGEDGQKRRRNRPEAFPTAEDIFAKFQHLSHYDQHQVTAQVSRNVLEQITSFALGMSYHLPLVQHVQFIFDLMEYSLSISGLIDFAIQLLNELSVVEAELLLKSSDLVGSYTTSLCLCIVAVLRHYHACLILNQDQMAQVFEGLCGVVKHGMNRSDGSSAERCILAYLYDLYTSCSHLKSKFGELFSDFCSKVKNTIYCNVEPSESNMRWAPEFMIDTLENPAAHTFTYTGLGKSLSENPANRYSFVCNALMHVCVGHHDPDRVNDIAILCAELTGYCKSLSAEWLGVLKALCCSSNNGTCGFNDLLCNVDVSDLSFHDSLATFVAILIARQCLLLEDLIRCAAIPSLLNAACSEQDSEPGARLTCRILLHLFKTPQLNPCQSDGNKPTVGIRSSCDRHLLAASQNRIVDGAVFAVLKAVFVLGDAELKGSGFTVTGGTEELPEEEGGGGSGGRRQGGRNISVETASLDVYAKYVLRSICQQEWVGERCLKSLCEDSNDLQDPVLSSAQAQRLMQLICYPHRLLDNEDGENPQRQRIKRILKNLDQWTMRQSSLELQLMIKQTPNNEMNSLLENIAKATIEVFQQSAETGSSSGSTASNMPSSSKTKPVLSSLERSGVWLVAPLIAKLPTSVQGHVLKAAGEELEKGQHLGSSSRKERDRQKQKSMSLLSQQPFLSLVLTCLKGQDEQREGLLASLHSQVHQIVINWRENQYLDDCKPKQLMHEALKLRLNLVGGMFDTVQRSTQQTTEWAQLLLEIIISGTVDMQSNNELFTTVLDMLSVLINGTLAADMSSISQGSMEENKRAYMNLVKKLQKDLGERQSDSLEKVHQLLPLPKQNRDVIACEPQGSLIDTKGNKIAGFDSIFKKEGLQVSTKHKISPWDLFEGLKPSTASLSWAWFGTVRVDRRVARGEEQQRLLLYHTHLRPRPRAYYLEPLPLPPEDEEPPAPALLEPEKKAPEPPKTDKPGAAPPSSEERKKKSTKGKKRSQPATKTEDYGMGPGRSGPYGVTVPPDLLHHANPGSISHLNYRQNSLGLYTQNQPLPAGGPRVDPYRPVRLPMQKLPTRPPYPGVLSTPGITAVMGLEPTSYKTSVYRQQQPTVPQGQRLRQQLQAKIQSQGMLGQSSVHQMTPSSSYGLQTSQGYTSYVSHVGLQQHTDPTRHLQQRPSGYVHQQAPTYGHGLTSTQRFSHQTLQQTPMMGTMTPLSAQGVQAGVRSTSILPEQQQQQQQQQQQQQQQQQQQQQQQQQQQQQYHIRQQQQQQQQQQQILRQQQQQQQQQQQQQQQQQQQQPQQPQQPQQPQQPQQPHQQQQTAPPQPQPQSQPQFQRQGLQQTQQQQQTAALVRQLQQQLSNTQPQPSTNIFGRY